GGCCTTTTGATGATGGTGCACCACCTTCCAACCAGATTGTTGATGACTGGTTAAGTCTTGTAAAAATCAAGTTTCGTGAAGAACCTGGTTGTTGTATTGCTGTGCATTGTGTTGCAGGACTTGGGAGAGCTCCAGTGCTTGTTGCCCTAGCATTAATTGAATGTGATATGAAATATGAAGATGCAGTacaattcataagacaaaagCGGTGTGGTGCTTTCAACAGCAAGCAACTTTTGTATTTGGAGGAGTATCGTCCTAAAATGCTGTAAGCCcaggtatctatagccacctggtctttgacaaaaataccaaaaatactcattggacaaaagacagcctcttcagcaaatggtgctgggaaaactggatgtgtatctgtagaatgattaaaatagattcttctctctctctctccatgcacaagaattaagtccaaatggatcaaaaccttaacatcagacctgaaactctgaacctgctaaaggaaaaagtaggggaaaccctccaacatattggtcttggcaaggactttctgaatataaccccagttgctcaggcaataaaaccataatcAATTGtggggacctcatgaagttacaaaacttttgtatggcaaaagacactgtgaatacaacaaagaagcaacctacagaatgggaaaatatctttgccagctatacatctgatagaggattaatatctaggatatacaatgaactcaaaaacgtaaataataaaaaatcaaacaacccaactaaaaatgggctatggggctggagagatggcttagtggttaagcgcttgcctgtgaagcctaaggaccccagttcgaggctcggttccccaggtcccacgttagccagatgcacaagggggcgcacgcatctggagttcgtttgcagaggctggaagccctggcgcacccattccctctctctccctctatctgtctttctctctgtgtctgttgctctcaaataaataaataaaataaaataaaaattaaaaatgggctttggaactaaatagagagttctcaaaagaagaaacatctTATATAAacaaaatggcatataaacatcttaaaaaatgttcgacatgtcattagggaaatgcagattaaactatgttgagattccatctcactcctgtcagattggctaccatcatgaaaataaatgagcatagttgctggtgaggatgcggaaaaagaagaacccttctacactgttggtgggaatgcaatctggtccagccattgtggaaatcagtgtggaggttcctaagacacctaaaaatagatctatcatatgacccagctctagAACTCCTAAACATATATTGTAAGGACATGtttcactactttagagatacttgttcaaccatatttactgccactctattcacaatagctaggaaatgtaaacaacttagatgtccctcaactgatgagtggataatgaagatttggcataattacacaatggagttctttgtggggagcccctcggcccacatggccaaggcctatggggaaagtacccctggccaagccctaaagatggcgcctgacggaagttcagtgcttgggacaaacaagtccatatttggaggagtttgccatctctgccactcattggtttctgatgctcatctggaggggttgcgtggcctggagtgattgggcagagtgagtgcgcttataaggaatccccgcccgaggcttgggggagatgaagcttgaagttgcctgaataaactgctgtaagaagaactggtggttgtgtcttccttgctggtcgaggcggacgcgacaagtggtggcccatacggggaacccgactcccccaccgaagagttcagaacttacaaCAGTCAGGGGTGCATGCAGGGTAAGTCCCCAGTAAGTTGGGCTTACAACctcagggtttggggaaggttctcaggaaaattagaggctatttaggacgccaggaagcaggtgctagaaacaaccccagggtttggggaaggtcctctggaaaattagaggctatttagggttGGAATTGAGTACAGCCACCCTGCAATGTTTCTTGAAGGAATGTGATAAGGAATGTGATACAGCAGCCCCCTGGTTTGCCGTGTCGggaaacttgacagtgaccagttgggaaaaactaggaagagatttagattttgctagagaacatggaacatttataAACTGGATTCgtccatatttaaaaatacctaattatgtcttaaagccactattcaaaatattagagggagatacagctttaaattcaCCTAGAATCCTCACAGAAGATGCCCAAAAAGCTATTAATGTTGTTAATGAAGAGATTTCTACTGCCCAATTACATAGAgtaatagaaggaacacctgtAGATCTTTGCATCTTGCAAACAGTAGAACAGCCCACAGGTGTATTATGGCAGAAAGGTCCTCTGTTGTGGATACATCTTAAAAGCTCTCTTGGAAAAACAGTGGAGCATATCCCCATGGCTGtggctgttcttgctattgaaggactccgccagtgtctacaacattttgggttcatgccacagactcttattgtgccttatgacagttatcaagtcagagtcttaactgcaactatagatgcttgggccattttaagtcgttgctttgatggaaaaatagataatcattatcctaaacattctcttatgacctttttTAAATTGCATCCAGTTGTGTTCTATAAAGTGACAAAAACCCAGCCTATCGAGTGTTACAATTATAGTTTATTAAAATCTCCCCTCATTTGGTATCAATCCCAGAGGGTTACTTCCATTACAATTATAGCAGATGGATGTTACACATCAGCTAATCTGTCCAGGCTCTTATCCTCCCAATTGCAGGGAAGCTGGTCTCAAGGTTTTTAACAGTTGTTGCGGGATCTACGGCTTTGAAATAGTGATGGTGAATTCTACTCTGGCAACTGGGCTGACGACATGGATCTCCGCTGCAGTGAATCATCTAAAGGAGTGGGCGGGCATAGGAGCCCTGGGGGGGAATGCTGATATTAGTTTGCGTGGTATGCATGTGGTGTATTTGTCGcctcaaaagggcacaggcccgcacctctgccatgatagctcaggcctttgctgcgatagaagaaggacagtctccccagatttggcttgctgcccttaaatagtattcctaagtattcatcacactcagggtgtgaggcaaagcactgcacagggggttgcctacgagcagttgggcgactctctgggaggcatgtttgattgcatgaaggttgtactcatattccttcccctgggaaaagggTACTTGCACACCAGGGATCAGACCTCTACCTTCACCCGTTGTGTATCAGCAGCGCATCTTAAGATAATAAATAAGGGGgagctgtggggagcccctcggcccacatggccaaggcctatggggagagtacccctggccaagccctaaagatggcgcctgatggaagttcagtgcttgggacaaacaagtccatatttggaggagtttacCATCTCTGCCACTCATTGGTTTCTGATTctcgtctggaggggttgcgtggcctggagtgattgggtggagtgagtgcgcttataaggaatccccgcccAAGGCTCAGGGGTGATGAAGCTTGAagctgcctgaataaactgctgtaagaagaactggtggttgtgtcttccttgctggtcgaggcggacgtgacagttctactcagcagtaaagaaaaatgaagttatgaaatttgcaggaaaatggatggatttgaaaggattatactaagtgaggtaacccaggcccagaaagacaaatgtcacatgttctctctcatatgtggatcctagttataaatgactggacttctgtgtgagtaagaagaaaactcagtagcataggccagtaagctagaaaagagatataaagggaatagaaagggagcaAGGTGgttcttaataggatggtattttatatacataACTAAAAGGACAGATTAATGactgtgaaaaggcctaaatgaggtcagggaaagtaactgaataaaggaaaggtggagcaagcataatcaaaatctaagagtatataaataagtcatacagaaacctagttttttggacattgcaacacacaggagccatagattgttactaggaaactttcagtgccaggaatgggataccttccagtgagttgttggcccgggtggtacctgatgcccccagagcattacaggccattgctgaggcccttggttccccaccgggaatagatggtaagaccctattgctgaagactccacatcacatacttgggcttcaaggtgactgagaaatcctgatggaactgagctgaaaacctcctccacatagaccagctgacagaaaactagaaaaagccacgctgcatgcaattcaatggcagagagagacatcaccagtaaagatactcaacaatggacactgcaaggcttatatttggccagccaggagaGATGAGCCAgcacatgcaatagtggcacatctgctatggagaaaaccaactgccctctaattggactggaggccctctccatggagttgaatatatccctgatactgaaaacctataacagcagtagtcatgagccctaggggtataaagtctgctgctgtctggctaaatgtatgtactatgctcaccaaactacccagtaagcactgctcttaatgttcatacccttatattaatgctactctcacttttggttagagaagcttctcttttcagatggcagtgacttgggatgatcagaaggcatcatggtgctgagaagtggcagagggGTTCTCAGCACTGGAATATCTCAAGCACACCTTCCatggatcagggtccattgctgaagaggtggcagaaagaatgtaagagccaaaggcagggtaggactctttacaacgtgctcctccagacacaaaatggcctggatatccatgacttcacagtgtctaatactacctacacaagaccctcatactaggaggaaaaggtcatgacaccaaaataaaggagagactggttgaaagggggaggggatatgatggagattgagtttcaaagggaaaactggggggaaggaggaaattaccatgagatattgtttataatgatggaaggtgtcaataaaagaaaagaaaatcagaacttgaactgtgatcataccacaaaaaaatagatggacacaatgcaaaataacacaacaaaaatcaaatagagtttATAAAAACCTCTATAGaagccctcactaacagagttattaatgtggaagatagaacctctgacctggaagacaagatagaagaaactaATCAGGAGCGCAAaagctttgctaagttcaaaaacatCAAGtgatcagtgtggaggttcctaaaacagctaaagattgatctaccatatgacccagctatagcacttctaggcatatatcctaaggactcatctcatttcctgagaagtatgtgatcaaccatgtttattgctgctcagtttataatagctgggaaatggaaccagcctagatgtccctcaactgatgagtggataatgaagatgtggcacatttatacaatggagtcctactcagcagtaaagaaaaataaagttatgaaatttgcagaaaaatgaatggctctggaaaggattatactaagtgaggcaacccaggcccagaaagccaagtgccacatgttctccctcatatgtggatcctagctacagatgattgggcttctgcgtgagaaggaaaatacttagtagcagaggccagtaagttaaaaaggagatataaagggaagagaaaggaagagaggagggtacttaataggttggtattgtatatatgtaagtacaatgattgagatggggaggtaatatgatggagaatggaatttcaaaggggaaagtgtcaggggggagggaaggaattaccatgggatatttttttaataatcatggaaaatgttaataaaaatttaaaaattaaaaaaaataataaaataatttaaaaaattgtgaaaagaaaaaaaaagtaaaaaaaaatcaagtgaacagaatttGAGGGAACTATGAAATaccttaaaatgaccaaacatttggatcatggatataccagaaggagagaaaaaccaggccagaagcacagagaacatattcaacaaaactaGTGAAGACAATTTTTCCAGACTCcaaaaagagagacccatccaggtACAAGAAGTCCATAGAGCACCAATaaacaggaccaaagaaaaaactctccaagGAACATCATaggtaaaactcttaacaatgaaaacaaagagagaaagccgggtgtggtggcgcatgcctttaatcccagcactcgggaggcagaggcaggaggattgccatgagttcaaggtcaccctgagatgacagagttaattccaagtcagcctggaccagagtgagaccctacctcaaaaaatataaaataaaataaaagaggcagTACTAAAAGCAACAAGTgaaaaacaactcactacatacaaaggcaatcccatcagaattacatcaaatTTCTCTattgaaaccctgaaagccagaaggcttggaatggaacacttcaaagtctaaaaaactatggctttcaacccaggCTACTCTACACAGCAAAAGTTTCTCTCATAATAGttggtgaaaagaaaactttccatgaaaaaagtcaactctatgattatatggacacaaagccaaacctaccaAGAATACTTCaaagaatactccacacagaagagtcaaacaacatatctgcaaagcccaacagGAAGAaattcacaataaccaaaaataggcCATGATCACAAAAGtacaaacacaagaaagcaccaaaccccataaagcaccctaTAAAAAgctccccaaaaggaaaagtccaggaccagatggcttctcagcccaattctatcaaaccttcattgaagaactgaaaccagtttttctcaaactgttttgcataatcagagatcagggaatcctccctaactccttttttatgaagctagcatcacaaacaaaattgaagactaagactttaggtcaagtaactacagctacttgatctttgacaaaggtgccaagaaatgcagactggagaaaagacagcatcttcaataaatggtgttggacaaattgcaTGACCATATGTAAAAACAATGAAACCAGACTGACTTATCTCTGCATACAGAtaaaccaagtccaaatggattaaagccctcaatataagacctgaaactcttctcctccTGGAAGAAAAACCAGGaagaacttttcatgatataggagtcaggaaaggcttcctgaacaaaaccctagtagctcaggaaattacactcaaccaatgagatctcatgaagctaaaaagcttttgcatagacaaaccaTAAGCAGATCCAATAGATTATCtagtgaatggaagaaaatctttgccagctaaactacagaagcctaatatctagaatctacaaagaactcaaaaactaaacaataaaaaaaaatcaaacaacccactccaaaagtggcaCAGAAAAGTGAATGGTGAATTCCCAAAGGAAAAACTACAAATGGCTCACAAACCTTTagtaaaatgttcaacattcctaaacATTAGGAAAATACAAGtaaaaacaaccatgagattctaccttactccagtaaggatcgcaatcgtaaaaaaaaaaaaaattaacgacaaatgttggtgaggatgtggggaaagaggaaccctcatccactgttggtaggaatgtaaacttgtacaaccactatggaaatcaatttggagattcctgaaaatgatgaacatagagctaccaactgacccagttattcccttactggtcatttATCCTAAATGATCCTAATAAATAATCCTAATACATCAGTAcaaagaaatttgctcaaccatgcttgtagctcaattcattatagccaagaactggaataaacccagatgaccataatttgatgaatggataataaggtTATGTTCATTGTATATGGATTGCTACAAAAGGTAGTCAGTTATAAGCAACAAGTGTGTTTGTGAAAATGTCTGTGTTCCATAATGGAAAGAAAAACATGGAACAGATTAACTCTCTTGCCTTAAGCAGCTAGAAACTGtacaatatatattaaaatttttgacATATGTTTAGTTGCTACATAGAAATTATCTGTATTGGTAAAGTACAATGTAACCttttaacctttctttttttcttttcttttcaaaaattttttattaacaacttccatgattataaaaaatatccaatggtaatgctCTCCCGCCCCCAACCTTCCCCTTTTAAAGTCCAtttgccatcatatcccctccccctctcaataagtctctcttttattttgatgtcatgatcttttcctcctattatgatggtcttgtgtaggtagtgtcaggtactgtgaggtcatggatatccaggccattttgtatctggagggagcatgttgtaaggagtcttagccttcctttggctcttacattctttccggcacctcttccacaatgtaccctgtcttccacaatgtaccctgggtcttggaaggtatgataaagatactgtggtgctgagcactcctgtcacttctttctagcaccataatgccttctgagtcatcccaaggtcactgccatctgaaaagataagattctctaccaaaagtgagagtagcattaatataagggtatgaacattaagaaaagtgcttactgggcagtttgataagcatagtatatacatttagccagacagtagcagacattacacccctagggttcatgactacccctgttgtaggctttcagtatcagggatgtattccctcccatggagagggcctccagtccaattagaggttggttggtttcccctataagagatgtgccactattgcacccattggctcatttggcttggtggcaaatataaggcttgcagtgtccactgttgagtatcttcactggtgatttctcttcctcccattgaactgcatgcagaatggcttcttccagctttctgtcagctgttaacctttctttttgaggtagggtctcactttagcacagactgacctgggattactatgtagtcttagtctgacctcaaactcataatgatcctcttacctcccaactactgggattaaagaagagAACCAACAGGTCCAGTCATTGTAACCTTTagttatatctacacaatgtggAATGATCAAATCAGGGGGAAATGGCATGTTTATTACCTCAAACATTTATTTCTCTGTTAGGAAcattcaaatttttcttttagcTATTATTAAATACTCAATTCTTGTCAACAATAGTTACCCTGTTGTGCTATATAGCATTAGAAattaatttttgtaaaaaataataaaaattttaaaactttgccaggcatggtgatacacacctttaatctaaaCCCTTAGGAGGCCAAGGTGAGAGGATAGCTATGagattgaggctagcctgagaccacatagtgagttctatgttagcctgggatagagcaaggccagcctgagactacataataaattacaggtcagcctaggctagagcgagactctacttcaaaaaaacaaaaacgtgctcactttggcagcacatatactaaaattggaacaatacagaggaAATTAGCATGGCCTCTGCCCAAGGATGAtttgcaaattcatgaagcattccatattttttaaataaaaagacaaaccaagaaagaaagaaattattcttCTATCCAGCTGCAACTCATTACTGTCCTCTATTCTTTTTCCATCCCTCTGCATCTTCCCCAGGTTTTGGTAATGACTGTTctattctcttttttcccctacatttcttatttttatttcaacattTAAACTATTcaaaggtggagcattaaattcaTTGACATCTCCATGGAAGATGTATCAACAAAGTATAAAGGCACTCCACAAGTACAGAATTACATACTTTGGATTATATGCATATTTACATGAGACTTTACCCAAGGAAACACTTTTTCTGGGGAAAGAAACTGACTGTTTCACTATACTAATTTTCATAAAAAGTAAATCAAAGAGAATCCAAGAGAGATGTCTGAAGGTGACCCAACATTCCTTTAAAGTTCAAACTTCATACTTAATTCTTTGCTAACATACCTCTGTGAGGAACATTTAAATAATGTTCAATTTCCTTCTCAGCTCAGTAGAAAAGTCAGTATGCACTTTCTACCATTGTTTTACCTACATGCTTGTGTCTAAAgatattagggctggaggaatggcttagcagttaaggcatttgcctgcaaagccaaaggactcaggttcgattccccaggacccatgttagccagatgcacaagggggtgcatgtgtctggagttcatttgcagtggctgaaggccctggtgcacccattctctctctcactctccccctctttctctgtcaaataaataaatgaataaaaataaaataatttttaaaaaagatatgctGTAGAATCAATTGGCCATCACAGCAGCTTAATTAACCAATAAGGTAGGATTATTCCTCAAAAGTTTTCAGACATTTATGaagtaaagaaaaacataaaagctTTTTTACATTGatcattctttaaataaaatatgaatggcactgaaaattaatcaaaaatagCTCatactttaaaagacaaaaaggaaataCCATCATAAAACCTTGCTACTGAGCATATCAAAAGGCAAGACCAGAATACtctttttaatgaaattattttgGCATTGCAAAATATGacacatataaaaatgaaatagatatACTGTTCCCTTTCTTTTCAATTTGAGTTAGTCCCTCTTCTTTTAGACCAGTTCTAATCATTTTCTACAtacaaaagaaagataaataattttgttatacTACATAACCAGTAACAGTAATTAAGTGAATTTAGTTGTTAGTTTACCAAACTGTGCCAGAGAACACATTCTTTATATGGAGATTTTATTATGTTAAGCAGCTAGCAAATGCCTAGTAATAGACTACAGCACCAGCTCTGTATAAGCAGTTGTTTCACAAATGCATATACCCTTAAATTCATGAGAACCTAGCAAATCTATCCTTCTTCATCTACATAAGAAAcagaagttttgggctggagagatggcgtagcggttaagcgcttgcctgtgaagcctaaggaccccagttcgaggctcggttccccaggtcccacgttagccagatgcacaagggggcgcacgcgtctggagttcgtttgcagaggctggaagccctggcgcgcccattcttcctctccccctctatctgtctttctttctgtgtctgtcactctcaaataaataaataaaaattaaaaaaaaaaaagaaacagaagttttGTGTTCTAACTACCCTTTTTGAATGCCAAAAATAAGGAATACTTCACAAAACTAAGTTGATGAAATAGAACACATATTTCTTCCCCAACAAGAAGAGGGAGGGTATCTCTTGAAAATTTGTCTAAATTACATACCATATTTGAATATTTTGGTCCCTATTAAGACTAAACTACAAGAAGTGAGATTTATCAGTTTGCAACTACTTTACTATTACTAAATACACTTTAAAAAGTTATGTCAAGCAtatgaaatacaaaagaaaagctGCCAGGGGGAAAAATTGCTAAATGTATATGACCTAGCAGATGGTTTTTAAATTCCTGACAATCCCACAAAAAATGATTTAGACAAAGGAATCAAACTTGTTAATAGGATAGTGCAGTTCTGATACGGTAGCCCTTAAAGGTAGTAAATACTCAAATGTTTTACACGTCTTCAAATCATTCTTATTATCATCCTCCCTAACTATGCCATACTGATGTGATCAAAACTTCACATCTACCACTTTCAAGAAAATTTCTTCCATCTCCCTAAACTATGCTGTTTCACCTACAAACATCCTTTTCCTAAGGCATGCCACACACTATTTATTGCTGCAACGCCCCTCAAACCTGTGCCTCAGTCTGTCTGCTCCATCATCCTGGATAAATGAAAACCACCTAAGAGTGTCTATTAAGTTTCACAGCATTAAATCTAGAATGCCATTGCCTAGTAGATTAACTGCAAAGTAACCTCTACTGGCCACATTACCTACCCTGACATTAAAGCTCATGGAACTCTCTGGCTACACATAATATATACTCAGTGTTATGATGTTAGGCCAGCATGCTTTCACAACATTTACTAAACTTTAATCTAGTTTAATGACATCTGAGTTTACAGACATCATCCCATGATGAGCATGTTTGCTAAGTGAAAACTAATCTGACATCTAAGTCATTATTTTCTGTAAATTAAGAGGTAACTACACAGAACATGATGGTTAATGACATACACCTGCTGTTTTCACAAGTCAGTTAGCAAACTGTTATCTGTTAATATTTAATACAGTAGTAATTTGTGTTTAATTATAAGTTCCATACTAAAACTCTGACAGATTGACTTTCAAAATCAGCATACTATATCCAAGGAAAACACTAATAAAGATTATCCATGAAGAGATTAtattaaggaaaataaagaaataggatagaagccaggtgtggtggcacatgcctgtaatcccagcacttgggaggcagaggtaggaggattgctgtgagttcgaggccaccctgagactacgtagtgaatgccaggtcagcctgagctagagtgaaaccttacctcgaaaaaccaaaaaagaaaagaaaagaaagaaatagtataGAAAGTCAAGCAAGTTTAGACATTTGGTTGAGAGGGAAGAAATCAAGTATACATTttacaaatcaaatatttaaaaactcaatGCAATACAaatccttttatcttttttcaaTGTAAAGGCTGAGTTCAAACCAATATGTCTAAAAGTGTTATTTTGGACCTTGTATAGTACCTATGCTTTTGATCAAAAAAAGGCCACAGCAGTTAAGATTGTAATGATCTGACTTTATTTTACACTAGGTGGGATAACAAAGCAATCCTCTTAATAAAGTTGACAGCTTcactaagaacatttttttttaaatattttatttattcatttgacagagaaagagggggagagagagagaatgggagcgcacaggaactccagatgcgtgcgcccccttgtgcatctggctaacgtgggacctggggaaccaagccttgaaccggggtccttaggcttcacaggcaagcgcttaaccgctaagccatctctccagcccaagaacatttTTAATAATGCACATTTAAAAAACTTACAAATTGTTCTGCAATACAAATATACAACAgcctgtaaaaataaaatttagaaaatttagaaaacaaaagccaATGTAAAAAGACAGATCAATACAGCTAGAATAGTACAGGTTTTATATGGC
Above is a window of Jaculus jaculus isolate mJacJac1 chromosome 8, mJacJac1.mat.Y.cur, whole genome shotgun sequence DNA encoding:
- the LOC101612273 gene encoding protein tyrosine phosphatase type IVA 1-like, with amino-acid sequence MARMNRPAPVEVTYKNMRSLITHNPINATLNKFIEELKKYGVTIIVRVCEATYDTALVEKEGICVLDWPFDDGAPPSNQIVDDWLSLVKIKFREEPGCCIAVHCVAGLGRAPVLVALALIECDMKYEDAVQFIRQKRCGAFNSKQLLYLEEYRPKML